The Mycosarcoma maydis chromosome 17, whole genome shotgun sequence DNA window TGTTTCGTGGCATGGAGGACAAGaacgcacacacacacacacacacacacacatacGTACcgtgcagtcacgagccgTGAGTACAGTACGGTACAGTTGCAGTGGAGTTACACGCATGCGCTGTCCactcaactcgtgactgtgattTGAGCATGGCAGAGCGACACCAAATTTCCAAGTGAAAAAGCGAAGCACCAACGCCGAACCGTGAAAATGAAAGAGTCggtgagtcgtgagtgttgctcTGAGCTTgtgatattcacgattcgtgattactTTTTAGAATAACTTTAATATATATTTTCGTGATCTGAGATGCAGATCTAACATCTGGTTACATCCTCCGTGCTTCACTTTCCGCTTCACGTCGTAtgtgcttcgtgcttcactTTCACGTTTGTGCTTCTTCATGCTTCGTGCCTCGTGCTTCTGTTTGTCTTGGCCCTCcacaatcgcgaatcgtgagtccAACCAAAAAACACGTTTTGGACGCAAAACCATCTCGAGTCAAACATCCTTTATAAGgctcaagaccaacaccaaaACCACCAAGCCACAATCATGTCTCCAAGGCTTCTGCTTCGGTCTGCTGCCAGCCGAAGCAAAGGCACAGCCAACCTTTGCAAACGTGCGTTTCTCACATCTTGGCGTTGGAGTAGCACCACATCTTCGACAGGTGTCCCTTCAGCGCCGTACGACATTCTCTTTTGCGGTACCGACAGCTTCGCCTCGTGTgtgctctcgtcgctcgtcgcAAATCGATCTCTTTGCTCTTCATTGCACGTACTCACTCCACCGGACGTTGAACAATCATGGGGCGCCAGTCGCATGAAGGTTTCGCCCGTCAAACAGCTCGCTCTCCAACACGCTCTACCGCATCAAGCCGTTCCTGCTGCCGGCTTGGACAACTATGAACCTCCTCAACATCTCTGTACAAATCCCAAGGCGATCTTGCTCACCTGCTCGTTCGGACACTTGATACCAGATCGACTCTTGGATTCCTTTCCGGATCCGTGGCAGAGAATCAACATCCACCCCTCCCTGCTGCCCAACTTGAGGGGCGCTGCACCGATTCAGTGGGCGCTTGCCAGAAGATTACACACCTCGGGCGTCAGCATACAGACACTCGAAAAGGGTCGCTTTGACACTGGTACAATTGTCAACCAGCAGGCATTCCGCTTTCCGCCCGATCCCCTGCATGGCCAAGTTGAGAGCCACACATTTCTGCACGTGCAACGCGTCATGGCCCATCGAGCTGCCGATCTACTCGTACTCACACTCTCAAATCTACCGCACTGTTGGCAGAACCGTTGGATTCAGGACGAAGCGCAACGCACGTACGCACCCAAACTCAAATCGAAACACAGTGCAATCCAATGGTCCACATGGGCGGCGCCAGACATTGTTGCACGAGAACGCGCGTTTGCCTACCTCTATCCGCTGACAACCACTCTTCTCCCACCGccatcttggtcgtcgaACGCAAACTTTCGATCCGTCGGTATCACCCTCTTCGACACTTGCACCATGGCATACGACCGTCTCAGACACCTCGATCCCACCCTCTCATCCGTTCTACAGCAACCGTCGATCCCAGAAGGCTCTGCGACCTACTCGCTTCCATCCGACGCCTTGATCGTCAAAACAACGTCCGATACACACGTCTTGGCTGTCGCGCAGCTAAAGGTCGCCGGAAAGAGGCGCAAAACCGCACTCGAGTGGTGGAGAGCCTATCGAGATCGTGCAGATGCCAAGAGTGGCCTGTTGAGGTTTCAGTGAGCACACTGCGGTTCTCGCCGGTATACTTGGAGAGGAATTTGGCAACGACATCGTCCCAAGTGGTGCATCGGAGCGTAAtgtgcaagccaagccaagtcATATTCAGAGCGTCTTTCTGCACTCGACATAATTTTCTCTTTGCCTTAGCAGAGACTCGAATGGCCAAGCAGCCTCGGGCGTCGTGGTGGCACCAATTCGACCCAACGCCTCGAGCTTTGCATCCATCAATGTTTCGACcgcctgcttgagctcttgATCCTCGACGCCTGCTACGGCGGCGATCAATTCCCTGCACTCGCTTCTCGCCGCGATCCTCGCCCTGCACAGCGCATTCAGNNNNNNNNNNNNNNNNNNNNNNNNNNNNNNNNNNNNNNNNNNNNNNNNNNNNNNNNNNNNNNNNNNNNNNNNNNNNNNNNNNNNNNNNNNNNNNNNNNNNGATTCATTTCGGCCTGCTGACCGCGGTTTGCTTGGTAAACGCCAAATCCACGAAAAATTGAATGCTCGGTTGGTCGGCCAGCATCTTGCACACCTCCACCACGGCGCTTTGAATCCTACCATCTTCCACGAGTGTTGATGCGTGTCTGGCTATCCACGCGTGCACGTCTTGCTCGAAACGCGGATCGGCGTCCGAATTGACCGCGGCGGTGCAAGTGGAGGAATCGTCGGACCCGAAACGGACGCGGTCGACCATGTCATActcgtcttgctgcttcACGTCTGCTTGGCCAAGCCAGTTGGCAGCGTGGATTTGCGCAAACACGTCAAACTGCCAGACGTGGTCGTGCAGTTTATCACGACCTGCGATCCATGTATACACTTGCGCCTGCACTCGTTTGTGCGTCGAAACGCAGAGCGAGCCGATTCGAGCGTTGTCCAAGCCGCAGAGGATAGCGTCGAGTGGTGCACTGGCCGCATTTGCGATGCGCTCAGCGTTGGATTCGGCGCGCGCTGCCGGGTCAGGTATGACGTCGACGCGAGTACGCACGTATTCATCGCCCTCAAACGCATCGAGACAGCGCAGATCGGCGCGCGTGAGTCCAGTGACAAGCGTGCCTTTGACGGCATTGATCGAGGCCGGTGACGAAGCGACGTGCAACAGACCAGGGTAGTCGGCACCTTTGACGTGAAATAGCTTGGCACCATCCAGCACGGCGTTCTGAACAGTCAGGTGCGCCCCATCGTTGCCGATCACCCGCGCGAGGATGTTGGGATGCACCAAGGTGCCGTAGAAAAACAGAGCTTCGGCTTGCGGCTCTACGttgtgcttctgcttgccGACATGCGCGTCTGCAATAAGAGTGGCAGGGCTAGCTGGCACATTGGCCGCGTACATCctccaagccaagctcagctgcttGACCAATGCATACGCCTCGTCTACAAACGTGCGATTCAGATCGTGTAACCACCAAACGCCCGCCACTGCCACGAGCAATGCAGGAGGACTCCATCTGATCCACGATagcgtcttgagcgccaaCGTCGAGTACAACAAGGACGTGAACAAAAACCCGACCAACGTCTTGACGCTCGACAACGACTCTTGTTCACGAGCTGCGAAATAGTGCGCCACACGACCAGGTAAGACGTAGGTCGGGATGAGCGTCAGTGCAAAAATCGGAATGTAGACCGGCAGTCGCAGCAGAAAGCGTGTCAATGGAGCGCTCAAGCGGCGCGGCTCAGTGACGGTGCGTGCAAGTGTGAGGTTGTCCACATGGGCGAGATGCAGAATCGACGAATACGTGAAGAGTGCACGCCGCGTTTGCGTGCTTTGGCGCTTCACATTGTACGGGCGGCTGCTACGCTCGagcgtcagcagcgtcaTGAGCGCTCGCGAGAGCTCGACATATTGGTGCATGCGCTCGCTTACAGCTTGCGCATCGTGCAGCTCGAAGATGAGCTCACGTGCAACACGCACGGCTTGGAACGTCTCCCAATCGGGCGCGTTGAATGTCAGCTCCTCCATGGCGGTTTGTAGGTCTGCAGTGAGGCGCGCCACTGCACGATCCGCGCGACTTGCATATCCATCGCACGAACATGGTTGCGTCTTACTGGAACGCACCGCGTTCTCGGCAGTATCTAAAGCGCTTGGCTCTTGTCCAGCTTGCGTCCGCACTTTACTCGTTGCACTATTGCATCCTTGCACCTCTGCCTCGACCGTCGAGGGCAACGATAGAAACTCGTCGATGTATCCATCCAGCGATAGCGGTTTGCCGAATTTGAGCATTGCTCGAGAGCGGAACACGGATTTATCGTCATACACCACCGCTGTAGGCAAGATGCTGACGCCTGTTTGCACGCGCTCGCCCTGCTGCGCAAGTTGCAAATACCTTGAATACTCTAACGCTGCCCAAGCGGCTCCCATCTTGAGACTGGCGAGTTTGGGGATCGTGTAACTGCCTCCTTCGGGGAATAGCGCAATGGCGCCGCCGGCTTTCATCGCTTGGAACGTGGCGTGGAAGAGCGATTGGTTCGACTTGTTTTTGCGGTCGACGCTGATGTTGCCGGAGGAGGTGAGGATGAAGCCGAGGAGGCGGTTGTGGAAGAAGTCGCTTTTCGCCCAAAAGTGGAGAGGTCGGCGTTCGCGCATGTGCGACGCGAGCATGGCTACGTCGAGGATCGTATTCGGGTGATTGCTACATACGATCAGCGGTGTATTGGTAGGCGGGACGTGGTGCAAACCAGAGATGTGCAGCGAGCGGAAGAACACCGGTAGAGACAGATCGCCGATCGATCGCATGATGGTCCACATTACACCAAATGTAGGCACTCGATGTTTGGCACTTGTCTCCGAAGAGCTCGCACTTGCTCTGCCACGTCGGGACGACATGGTCGACATGCTCATCCTCTCGCGCGTATCTCGcgatccaatcgtgaatgtgaatgtgattgtgattgtgattgtgattgtgattgtgattgtgaatgtgaatgtgaatgtgaatgtgaatgtgaatgtgaatgtgaatgtgaatgcgTGTATCTCATCTACATCCTCGTTCATCATCAGGCGCGCTCCTCGTGCCTGTCCCTGGAAAAATCACGACccgttcacgattgacatTTACGATCTGAAACCCTGCAGATCCATGGTTGATGCGTGCCTTTTCGATCGTGTTTCGTACGTCTTATCGCCACGTTCAGCCGCACCGACGTCACGAATCGATTCGCAATTCACGACTTGCAGCCAAGTTGACGCCTCACACGGCGGTCGCACATGTACGAAGCGTCGTGCCGCCTTACCGTGCCTTGTGCGTGTTCCACACCACATCCGCGTCCAACATGCACGATTGCACGCATCAGCAGAAGCGCGTCTGCGTCTTGTTGCATGTGGCCTGTATGCGCCGCTTTTCTTATGCTGAGCACCATGAACTTGACGCTTGCTGATTACCATTAAGCTTGGCTATCGGGCGTGCTGACAATCTTGAAGCAGCCCTGACAGCCTCGCGGCGCTTTTGCGCGCTGATTGGTCTCATGATGTAGATTGATGGTGTACACAAAAAAATGCTCACGGCGCTTGCCAAAGAACCGTGCGTGCTCCCACACTTTTGCCAGATGCTTATACATGTAttgacagtcgtgaatgtgggTGCAAAGTTTCATCTCATTCTAtccagcagaagcgcatcttgtTGCAGGATGTGGTACCGATGAGCTTGTTCGAAACCTGTCCACACGAGTCAAAAATACGAACACCTCGCCTTATCCAGATTCAAcaccactcgtgaccgTTCTGTAGCTACCGTCTAGGGCTTTCCAATGATATACATTGAGTATAGGTTGCATTGCGATAGCATGATGTCAAGTGATGGTTTGTGGCAACACGCGTTTTTTGTGGGCAGGGCAAATTTCGAACGCACTGTAAAATCGCTCTACCTACAAACGAGACCGACACATGCTACTGCTGTACACGCAGACTCTCACCCACCGTCACCTCTACGCACTCATATCAGCCTTGACCTCGTCCAGCAAGCTCTGCCTCAAGACGTCAGCGGTCCTCCATACATCCGTAAACGTCGAGAACTGCGCCAGAGGCGCCAGCCGAAGCATATCCGGATGCCTGATATCCGCCACTAAACCATGTTGCTTCTCAGCTCGCTTGTGAGCTCTTGCGATCAGACGCTTGCCGTCGATGGGAGGTGGGACGTCTTTGCGATCAGCCCGTGATGGatcttgctgttgctgttgctcttgcgcCTTCTCTTCGGTAGCAGCCGACGGGTCAGGGATCTGGATACACAGCTGGCTGCCTCTCTGCAAAGGGTCCCTGGGTGTGACGACGCGAATGTCAAAGCCTTCCGGGAAGAAGCCAGGGCTGAGCAGCAATGCCTCGAGGTACGCCGTGAGACGTAGACTCTTGCTCCTCAAGATCGGCATGATGCTTCCCTTGCCGTGCTTGCCTTGAGCTGTAAGCCCTTGATCGTTCGGCCTGCGCTCCCCGTACTGTGTAGCTTTGAGCAGCGTTTCGAGCGATCCCTTCAGTGAAGCCATGTCCAGCATGGATGGGTTCGACGTCTGCCAACCTTCTGCGCCGCGCGTCGGCACAAACTTGTCTGGCATCGAAAAGCGCGTCTCCTTCTCGTGTCCCCACCAGCCCGCTTGCCTCGTAAGCTTGGCCTCGTGCCACTTTTCGTGCACAAACAAACCCGCGATGCCACCTGGACCTGAAGAGCCGTACTTGTAGGTACACCAGCACGCAAAGTCGATACCCCAGTCGTGCAGCGCCAACGGCACATTGGCGAATGCGTGCGCGAGATCAACGCCAAAGAGAATGCCGTATTCGTGCGCTTTGGCTgcaagcttctcgagctcgaacagctGACCTGTGAAATACTGGATTCCGCCGATCAGCACCATGGCCGTCTCACCCTCCTTGCCGCACTTCTCGATTGTTGCCAGAATGTCGGCTgtctcgagcgtcttggcaCCCTGCTTGGGTACCAGCGGCACCATCGAAGTTTCCGCTTTGAACCCATTAAGCTCGATGACGGATGCTAGCGCATACTGATCGGATGGGAACGCCTTTTGCTCGAAAATGATCTTGTGCTTGATCCTCTTGCCCTCCTTTTTGGCCGCGTCCATGTCTCCTGCAAAGTCAATACCGAACGGCTTGGTGGCTGGGCGGTAAAAGGTGGCCAGGAGCGAATGCAGGTTGCCCGTCAAGGTGCCCATTACCACCACTTCAGATGCCTTGGCACCAACCACATCGGCACAGAGCTCTCCAACTCGCTTCTCCATCTGCGTCCAGGGCGTGCCGTACGGGTGTTCAAAATGACCCAAGACAGCCATGCGTCCCCAAGCTTCAATCTCTTGCTCGAGATACTTTTTGCCCAGGCGTGAGAGCGGTCCGAGCGAGTTGCCGCACATGTAAAGCGAGTCTGCATCGGCAGCTGTCTCGGCTGAGGTGGACGGATAGTCTGCATTGCACACGTCCTTGAACTTGGGCAGAATGTAGCCCTCGCGCATGCGGCGCAAGGggtcgacgctgtcgaGGTGCTCTGCGACTGCACGGTCAGTGATCTTAGCTCCAAAGCCCAGCTTGTCGGCGATCGACTGAAGCTCGCTCACAAAGACATCGGTCCTGAAATCATCATTGGCCTGAACGACAGGCGAGTGCTTTACGGCCAAGGAACGTGTGTCGGTGCTTACTGGGCTCGAAGTGGTTGAAGTGCCAAGAGCGATGCCAGAGCTGGCTTCGGAGAGCACCTTGGAGAGCTGCTTGAACTTGGCGGCAAAGACGTGCGCAAAGTCGccctcctcgtccgagGCGGAAGCAATGTTGACCTTGTCCACCAGCTCCTCGCGGTCGGTAACATAGGCAGAGAGACCGACGACGGCCTGAACGTACTGTTCGAAAGTGCGCAGGATGGCTTTTTGGATGGCCTGCTCCTCGGTCAGAtcagcgtcagcgtcgGTATCGTTGGCAACCGAACCATTTGCAATGTCCagatcctcgtcctcgttaGCGTCGTGGTCGAACATGTTTATCTCGAGACCTGCATCAGCCTCACCGTACAGGCATGCGGCcacaagctcgtcttgggCCTCTTCGATTTGTTTGCCAAGCTCCTCGACTTCGTCCAGATCAATGCTGCTCTGAGCGGCACTCGACTTGGCAACTTCTTTGAGAATGTTTTCGTGGGTAAGGTTGCCCATCTTGACCAAGTTGGAGAGCTGGCGAAGACGATCCTTCTGCTCAGCAGAGAGGGGGGTAGCGGCGGGGAAGGAAAACTCATCGggttcgtcgtcgttgagGTCTGCGTTTGCATGCGACTCCGCCTCAATGCCTTGTTGGAGTTCCTGCAGACCGTCGCGCATAAGATCGACGCGGTTGTTCcagctgcgcttgcttgcttccagGTTGGATTTGCTGAGACCTTTGATGTGAACCTTTGTGCGGACGCCGTTAGGGCCGACCGAGGTGACGGTGCGTGCGGTACCGTCGGCGTTTCTCTCGCCAACGTACTTGGCACATGTCTCCCAGACAAGGTTGTTAGCTGCAAGAGTGCGCTTGCGGAGATCGGCGACGTCATTGTTGGCGCTGACAGAGAGCGAATTGAGCTTTTTGTTAACCCCGGCGATATAACCGTCGGCGCGGTCACGAGCCTGGGATGcatgctcgagcgcctttCTTGCGCGATCGTCGAGGAGAGAGTGAAGAAGATCTGCCATGGAGCCAAGTACATCTTCTACAGCGGAGCGGATCTCGCGGGCGAAAGAGTTACCGAGAGAATACTCGAGCTTCTTTTCGAGATCATCGCGCTGCGAAGGTGgcaagccgagctgctcggccGACATAAGCTGACCGCCCATCTCATTtgcgagctgttcgagttTGTGCCTTTCTGCGATCTGAGCGGGGTCACTGTGGTCGGATTTAGGCCGCTGCTGGAAGACTTGACGGTCCTTCCATGCTTTCTTTGCGATGAAGATGATCTTGGGGAGCAGATCAGAGCCGAGTGAAACGATCTGCGCCTGAGCTGCTTCAAGTGATTTTGCGTCGAGGCCTGACACGGGCGACAGAGCAGACGaagcttgcgctgctgtcgacTTGGCGCTGGGCTTGAGCGCGAGAGCAAGGTTGGTGGTGTGTTTCTGaacaaggacgaggagctgTGTGAGATCGGATACGATCTGAGAAGAAAGCTTTTCCGCTGTGGGCGGTAACGATGTGGAGGGCGATGCTGACTGATTATCGGCTGGAAGAATGGTGGGCTGAACCGGTTCACGCAACGACTGGatcgaagaagcgcaaatGATTGAGATGCGGAGCAAGGAGGACTGAAGCTCTCTTTCGGCGGCTTGATCGGTCGTCATCGTGCCGAGTAGATAACgtgtcgtcgagcttgaagcgGGTGCAAAAGGTAGCTAGCTGTAGGACGGTATGCAAAGCAGATCTGAATTTGAGAGAATCCGAAAAGGAGCAAGGGGGAAGGTAAggatggcggtggtggcaaAGAAAGAGAGAAGCAACAAGCAGGAAAGCTAAAGAGGTTAGAGCTAGGTCCAGACAGCCATAGCAGCCGTGATGATAGCAAAGAGCATGGCAGCGTGACCAATCTCGAGAGAGACAGGTACAGGGTCCGGTCCTCGCGTCTACGTCGACGATCTGTCCTTTTTCTCTCTGTCCGCTGTaccgattcgtgattcgtgattcgtgattcgtgattcgtgattcgtgattcgtgattcgtgagttTGCGAGccaaactcgtgactattTTTCGGCGTCCATCGCGTGTCTTTCTTTGCGTCCGAGCCAGCTTGGCTATCCGAGGTGCGATCGAAGACTACGTTGGCAGCGACTTACAAATAGAGGCTCACGTTGTACAATAGCTTGCTttgcagcagagcagaCTCAGGACGTGGCAGAGTGGTGGGTGCGGATTGCAAGATGGGCGCGATGGATAGCTGCCAGATCGGTCACTTTAACCACACACGTTGGCTCGTTGATGCTCAGCCTTTTACTGCTCCGGACGAATTCCTTGACTCCTCGGGTCGAGTCCGGAACTGAACGACTTGGAGACAAACAGGATACTGTACGTTGTAACTACTACGGTATGGCTAGCTCAAGCGCAACAAGCACCCTTAGTTGCAGCAATCAAGAAGTGTGAGTGGTAACATGGAGgaatcgtggatcgaaAAGTCACTCGAGTTATGGCACATCGCGGCTATTTGCGGCGCTCGTTTCTGACAGCTTTGCGCCACCCCGAGCTAAGCTTGGTTTTCCGTAGCAAAgcaaaatcacgaatcacgaatcacgaatcacgaatcacgaatcacgaatcagtCTCGGATATTCACAATcacgtgattcgtgattctacCAAAAGCATCAAAACGTAAATCCTAGTCACGAGGCTGTGAGTTACGAGTGACAGGGTGTTGCTGAGCCGGCTTTcactcacgattggctCGACGTAACATCAAATCaaatattcgtgattcacgattcgtgatttcgtgtGAGTCAGGTTAGCGCgtgcagcgccagcaagCGGTGCCAAGCGGGGCTGTGCAActacagtcgtgagtcacgagtagctcttcacgcttgactCGTTTTCggcagcagtcgtgagttgcgGGTGGCGGTGACGCATCGGCGCAGCTAAACCTCCACTTGGAGACGCATGCTAACTTGGCCATGTTGGTAGCCTTGACGATTTTCGTACATGGTCAGTTGTGAGCAGTGGCTTTGGTTCAGAGATGCTCTAGACCTCGCTCAACTTTGACACACTCCTACCTCATCCTTCCACATCACCTCACACCGATTTGCTGTTCACGCCATGTCATCCCATAAGCCAGAACAACCATCTGATGCGCCGCCCACTTACGAGCAAGCGAGTGGCTCGTCTCGACCCTCTGCGTCTGCCAccactgctgcttcggGCTCTAACCACCTCAGTGTTCCTCAacagcaagaagcagccGTACGAAAGTCGATGGAAGATATGCTGCGACCGCTTCCCAAAGGGTGGATTCGTCAGTACGATCCTTCGACTCACCACAACTTCTTCGTCGATACCCTCGCCAAGCCACCTCGGTCCATCTGGGTGCATCCATTTGACGATGAGCAGTACCAGAGCGAACATCCGGCTGAAGTCAAGAACGAACGCGAGAGGATCGAGCGCGAGAACATGCTTCAAGCCGAcaccgatgacgacgacgattgtccaccatcctcgagcAAGCATCGTTCCACCGCAACCACGTCgggtgctggtgcaggTACTGGCGCTGGCTCAGTTGGTGCTCAGCCAAAGGGGATGAAAAAGTTGGGTCGAACGCTCAAAGACAAgctcaccaacaccacccACGCTGAGCGGGAGGCCAAACGCGAAGCGCAGCGCCAAGCTGAACAACGCGCTTACCAGCAACACCAGGCGATTCGTCAAGCGCTCATTACAGCCACCAGAACAGGCCAACCTCAACTCGTGGGAAGAGACAAGCAAGGTCGCGAAATTTTTGCCCAACCTCCGCCCCCCGGCGCTTACGGCTACGGTGCAACGTTGGGTTATGGTCCGTATCAAACTTTCGACGGTCCATACGGTGCCTACGGTCCTTATTCCAGGCCGATGGGCCCGTACAGTAGACCGTACGGTGGCACGGGCCTCCCAATTATAGGCGGTCTGGCCGGCGGTATGCTGTTAGGTGGACTTTTGTTCTAGCAGCATCTTGTGATTTTGTAAATACCATTGATTCGGTCCGCCTCGATCCACGTATACTCGTCATGATATCTTACGCCATTTGTGATTATCTTTGAAGTTTTTTTCGTATAAAAAACTGGACGACGGTCggcacagtcgtgagtcttgcAGTGGGTGTGATTCGTACTTGTGAGTGTACATAGAGCGTGTAAATTTGAGGATCAAGATTCCGAGCTGATACCAACAAGACTACTCAAACCAGCTTGTTTTGCAGCCTGCGCTGCGACTTGAGCGCTTTGAGCAGAGTGATGGTCTTGTCAAGATCCATAGTCTCTGCCTTACCCTTCTGATTGACATCGTCGCGGTTTCGAATGTTGACGCTATTGGTCTGCATCTCCTCGTGGCCTACGACAAAGACAAAGTTGTACTGGGCGATTTCACCGTTCCTGATCTTCTTGGGCAAGGTGTTGTCGCTCagatcgacgtcggcaaAGAAGCCTTGATCCCAGAGACGCTGTTGGACGCTCTTGGCGTAATCAAAGACCGTGTTGGTGACGGGGACCACCAGAAGTTGACGCGGGCTGAGCCAGAACGGCCATTTGCCCGCAAAGTGCTCGGTGAGGATCGCGATGAATCGTTCCAGAGAACCGACGACTGCACGGTGAATCATAACAGGACGCTCGGCTTGCGTCTCTCCACCTTGCGAAACGGCGGTGCGGTACTCGAGCTTAAACTGCTGCGGCAACTGGaagtcgagctggatcgtGGCGCACTGGAAGTGGCGGCGCATCGCATCCGAGATGGTAATGTCAATCTTGGGTCCGTAGAACGCACCATCGCCAGGATTCAGCTCCCACTTGCCCGGCACAAACTTGTCGAGCGCCGCACCGAGACGTGCCTCGGCCGCATTCCACGTTTCGATATCGCCGAGGAACTTTTCGGGACGCGTCGAGAGTTCCAACTTGAACTCAAAGCCAAATAGGCCGTAGACGCGCTCGAGAAAGTCGAAGCAGCCCGCCATCTCTTGCTCGATTTGGCTCGACATGCAGAAGATGTGCGCGTCGTCCTGACAGAATCGTCGCACACGCGTGAGACCGCTCAGCGCACCCGACGCTTCGTTTCGGTGAATCACACCAAAGTCGGCCAGTCGCAACGGCAGCTCCTTGTACGATCGATCGCGCGAAGCAAACATGAGACAGTGACCGGGGCAGTTCAT harbors:
- a CDS encoding methionyl-tRNA formyltransferase (related to methionyl-trna formyltransferase), producing the protein MKVSPVKQLALQHALPHQAVPAAGLDNYEPPQHLCTNPKAILLTCSFGHLIPDRLLDSFPDPWQRINIHPSLLPNLRGAAPIQWALARRLHTSGVSIQTLEKGRFDTGTIVNQQAFRFPPDPLHGQVESHTFLHVQRVMAHRAADLLVLTLSNLPHCWQNRWIQDEAQRTYAPKLKSKHSAIQWSTWAAPDIVARERAFAYLYPLTTTLLPPPSWSSNANFRSVGITLFDTCTMAYDRLRHLDPTLSSVLQQPSIPEGSATYSLPSDALIVKTTSDTHVLAVAQLKVAGKRRKTALEWWRAYRDRADAKSGLLRFQ
- a CDS encoding uncharacterized protein (related to kynureninase), giving the protein MTTDQAAERELQSSLLRISIICASSIQSLREPVQPTILPADNQSASPSTSLPPTAEKLSSQIVSDLTQLLVLVQKHTTNLALALKPSAKSTAAQASSALSPVSGLDAKSLEAAQAQIVSLGSDLLPKIIFIAKKAWKDRQVFQQRPKSDHSDPAQIAERHKLEQLANEMGGQLMSAEQLGLPPSQRDDLEKKLEYSLGNSFAREIRSAVEDVLGSMADLLHSLLDDRARKALEHASQARDRADGYIAGVNKKLNSLSVSANNDVADLRKRTLAANNLVWETCAKYVGERNADGTARTVTSVGPNGVRTKVHIKGLSKSNLEASKRSWNNRVDLMRDGLQELQQGIEAESHANADLNDDEPDEFSFPAATPLSAEQKDRLRQLSNLVKMGNLTHENILKEVAKSSAAQSSIDLDEVEELGKQIEEAQDELVAACLYGEADAGLEINMFDHDANEDEDLDIANGSVANDTDADADLTEEQAIQKAILRTFEQYVQAVVGLSAYVTDREELVDKVNIASASDEEGDFAHVFAAKFKQLSKVLSEASSGIALGTSTTSSPVSTDTRSLAVKHSPVVQANDDFRTDVFVSELQSIADKLGFGAKITDRAVAEHLDSVDPLRRMREGYILPKFKDVCNADYPSTSAETAADADSLYMCGNSLGPLSRLGKKYLEQEIEAWGRMAVLGHFEHPYGTPWTQMEKRVGELCADVVGAKASEVVVMGTLTGNLHSLLATFYRPATKPFGIDFAGDMDAAKKEGKRIKHKIIFEQKAFPSDQYALASVIELNGFKAETSMVPLVPKQGAKTLETADILATIEKCGKEGETAMVLIGGIQYFTGQLFELEKLAAKAHEYGILFGVDLAHAFANVPLALHDWGIDFACWCTYKYGSSGPGGIAGLFVHEKWHEAKLTRQAGWWGHEKETRFSMPDKFVPTRGAEGWQTSNPSMLDMASLKGSLETLLKATQYGERRPNDQGLTAQGKHGKGSIMPILRSKSLRLTAYLEALLLSPGFFPEGFDIRVVTPRDPLQRGSQLCIQIPDPSAATEEKAQEQQQQQDPSRADRKDVPPPIDGKRLIARAHKRAEKQHGLVADIRHPDMLRLAPLAQFSTFTDVWRTADVLRQSLLDEVKADMSA